GCCGAGACCGCGTAGAAGAAGCAGCCGCCCGCGAAGACCCGCTCCGAGGAGTACGCGAGCCAGTTCCGGCACAGCTCGCTGACCCGCCGCGCGCCCGGCGGCAGGTCCTTCAGGGGCGCGACGACCCGGTCGGCGAAGACGGCGACGGCGGCCCTGACGGTCGCGAGCTGGAGCTCCTCCTTGGAGCCGAAGAGGGCGAAGACGCCGCTCTTGCTCAGCTCCAGCTCGGTCGCGATGCGTCCCAGGGACAGGCCTTCGAGGCCCTCGACCGAGGCGATGTCCATCGTCCGGCCGAGGACGAGCCGCCGGGTCTGGTTGCCCCGCTCGACGCGTCCGTCGGTCCTGGTGCCGGTGCCGCTTCCGGTGCTGCCGCTCATGACCCCATCGTACTGAACGCACGACCGTGCGGAAATCTTCGCGCTCCGGGGGCTATCCCGCCCGCTCTCCCGGGTCCCGCCGCTCCGACGGGGCGAGCAGCAGCACCTCCAGGGCCCGCGCGCAGGCCCGCGCCTGGGCCAGGTACCAGTCGAGCCGCGCGTCGGTGATCAGCTCGGGCGTCGAGCGGACCGCGAGCGCGAACCGGGCGTGCCCCGTGCGTTCCAGGACCGGCACGGCCACCGTCCGCACCCCATGGGCCGACTCGCCGTCGTTGAGGGCGTATCCCGCCTCCCGTACCCGCGCCAATTCGGCGGCCAGGGCGGGAGGTTCGACGATGGTCCGCTCCGTGAACGCGTACAGCGGCGGCAGCGAGCGCGGGCCGGCCTCGCCCGCCCGCGGCCAGGCGAGGAGCACCTTCCCGAGCGCCGTCGAGTGCAGCGGCCGGCGCAGCCCCACCTTCGGGGTCACCGAACCGCCCGCCACGATCACGGCGTGCGGACCGCTCCGCAGCGCCAAGTCGGCCGTCGCGCCCGTCCGTTCGGCCAGATCCGAGAGCTCGGGCGCGGCCAGGTGCAGCCCCCGCTGGTGGTACGAGAGGCGGCCCAGCTCGGTCATCGCCGGACCGAGACGGTAGCGCGCGGTCCGGGCGTCCTGCTCCAGGAAGCCCGCGCCCAGCAGGGTGCGGGCCAGGCGGTGCGCCGTGGAGGTGGAGAGCCCGAGCCGGCGCGCGAGGTCGGAGGCGCTCAGGTCGGGCCCGTTGTCGTGGAAACAGTGCAGCACGTCCAGTGCGCGGCGGACCGCCTGGGCGCCCGCCGGGGGTCGGACGATGCCGGCCTCGGTCGTCATAGGGTTCGCTCCCCGTGGGTGATCGGGTCCCCACGCTCCCACATGGCGGGAGCCGAATCAGGCTCCGGGCAAGGTCGGAAACACTCCGTTCATACGCAATCCCACATCGTGGGAGCCGAGTTGTGGGCGGTGGAACAACCGTGGCAAGGTTCCGGCCAACACACCACGGCGGCACCGAGCCGGAAGGAGCAGGCCCGCGATGAACGCACGACACGTACCGCTCGCCCTCACCCGGCGCCGCCACATCGACCTGGCACGCGTCACCGGCACCGGCTGTCGCTGACACCCGCCCCGACCCGACACCGGCTCCAGGACGTCACCGACTCCAGGCCGACACCAGGCTCCGGTAGGACACCGGCTCCGGTCCGACACCGGCTCCAGCCGAACATCCGGCTCCGGTCCGACACCGGCCCCGGCCCGACGTCCGGCCTGACCTGAGGTCCCGCCTGACCTGAGGTCCTGCCCCGGCCGGCTCCCGGCCATCGCCGGCGCGTCCGGCCGTGGCTTTCGAGCCACGCCGTCGGGACCGGACACGCCGAGAGCGCCACGCGCCCACGCCCACCGGCGTCCTGCCGGTCCACCGTGGCCGCCGGCCTTCTCGGACGAGCCTTCCTCCACCCAGGCCGTGCCCCGCCCGACTCTCCCGATCCACCACATCCCGGGATGCCCTCCATGACGTACGCCCGCGTGCCCGACACGCTCTGGTTCACCCGCTGCCCCGTCCCCACCGCCACCGGCGTCGCCGCCGACCGCGGCTGGCTGGCGGGGGAGTTCGCCCCCGACGGCATCGCCGTCCGCTCGCTCCAGGACGCCGAACCCGGCGCCGACCGCGCCACCCACTTCACCCACGCCCTGCCCGGCCTCTTCCGCGAAGGCGGCAACGTGCCCGCGCTGTGGGCCCGTTCGCGCGGCGAGCGCACCCGGCTCGTCGGGCTCACCTGGATCGAGGAGCGCCAGGTGGTGCTCGTCGCCCCCGGCTCCCCGGTGCGCGGGGCCGCCGCCTTGCGCGGACTGCGGCTCGCCGTGCCGCGCCACTCCGTGCCCATCGACTTCTGGCGGGCGATGGCCCTGCGCGGCTTCGAGGGCGTCCTGGCCTCGGCCGGGTACGGACTCGGCGACGCCGTCCTCGTCGACGTACCGGCCGACGGCCATCAGGGCCAGTGGGCGGCCGAGCTCGACGCCCTGCGCCGGGGCGAGGTCGACGCCGTCTACGTGAAGGGGGCCCTCGCCGTCGAGGCGGCCCGCCGCGCCGGCGCCGAGGTGGCCGTCGAGCTCGACGAACTGCCCGACCCCGCGCACCGCGTCAACAACGGCACCCCGCGCCCCCTCACCGTCCACCAGGACCTCCTGGACGACCACCCCGAGCTCGTGGCGCGCTTCCTCGCCGTACTGCTCCGCGCCGCCGACTGGGCCGCGGGCGAGCCCGACGAGGTCGCCCGCATCCTCGGCGCCGAGACCGGGGCGGGCGCCGAGGGCGTCGCGGGCGCCTACCGGCCCGGCACCCACCGCACCCTCCACCCGGACCTGTCCGGCACCCGGCTCGACCTGCTCGCCCGGCAGGAGGAGGCCCTGCGCGCCCACGGCTTCCTGCCCGAGGCGGTGGACGTACGGGCCTGGACCGACCCGGAACCCCTGCGCCGCGCCCACCAGATCGCGGCCGCCGCGCAGGACCCGACCGCGCAGGACCCGACCGCCCCGGAACCGACCGCCCAGCCCGTCCCGTAACACCCGCCTCGCACCCCCCGCCCCCGCCCCACCTGCCCCGCATCCCCCCCCCCCCACCCGCACCCGCTTCCGGAGGAAGACCGTCATGCGCCCACTCACCCCGCTCGCCGCTCTGGCGGCCCTCGCCGCCCTCTCCACCGTCACCGCCTGCGGCGGCGCGGACGGCGGCGGCGACCCGAAGGGGAAGAAGGGCGGGGAGGCGACGGTCACCGTGCGCATCCCCGACCCCGGCAACGCCGGCGTCCTCGCCCGCGGCAAGAAGGACGGCAGCCTCGACAAGGCCCTCGCCGCCGTCGGTGCCAAGGTCGCCTGGACCGGCAGCGCCGGACCCTTCGCCCCGGCCGCCCAGGCGATGAACGCCGACCAGCTGGACATCGCGACCGGCTCCATCACCTCCGGCATCACCTCCCTCTCGCAGAGCCCCGGCTTCGCCTTCTTCACCGCCACCGACCCCGACCCCGTCGGCGAGGGCATCCTCGTCCGCGAGGGCTCGGACATCACCTCCGTCCAGGACCTCGTCGGCCGCAAGGTCGCCGTCAACAAGGGCGGCACCGGCGAGTACCTGCTCCTCAAGGCCCTCGCCAAGGCCGGGATCCCCGCCGACAAGGTCGAGCGCGTCTATCTCCGCCCCGACCAGACCGCCGCCGTCTTCAACGCCGGACAGGTCGACGCCTGGGCCGTCTGGTCCACGTACGCCGTCGCCGAGATCGGCAGCGGCAAGGCCCACTTCGTCGCCGACGGAACCGCCATCGGCTCCGACAACTACAGCCTCAACGCGGTCCGTTCGGACTTCGCCGCGCAGCACCCCCAGATCGTCAAGGCGCTCTACGCCTACCTCCACGAGCACAGCGCCAAGGAGAAGAAGAACCCCACCGCCTACCTCAACGTCTTCACCGACGCCGGCCCCACGGCCGTCAACGGCAAGGCCAAGGACGTCCAGATCGCCTTCACCGCCAAGGGCGGCACGGTCGACCCCATCGGCCCCGAGGACATCAAGCGCTTCGAGACCGTGGCGCGCTTCTACGCCGACCAGAAGGTCACCCCGAACCAGGTCGACATCGCCGCCCACCTCCTCGACGTCGAGAAGCTGTGATGACGGCCGCCACCGAGGAGCAGGAACGGCCGGAGGGGCTCGTCGCACCGCGTCCACCCGTCCGCCGCGCCCGCTCCCGCACCTACGCCGTCACCGTCCGCGCGCTCGGCCCGTTCGCCCTGCTCGCCCTGTGGTGGGCCTCCTCCGCCACCGGCCTCCTCACCCCCGACGTCCTCGCCTCGCCCGCACAAGTCATCGACGCGGTGGGTGAGTTGTGGGGGAACGGGCAGCTGCCCGACGCGCTCGCCACCTCCCTCACCCGCTCCGGCCTCGGTCTGGTCATCGGCCTCGCCGCCGGACTGACCCTCGGCATCACCACCGGCTTCACCCGGCTCGGCGACGAACTCCTCGACTCCTCCCTCCAGACCCTCCGCACCATCCCCTTCCTCTCCCTCGTCCCCCTCTTCATGGTCTGGTTCGGGATCAACGAGACCGCGAAGATCCTGCTCATCGCCGTCGCCACCACCTTCCCGATGTACGTCTCCACCACCGGCGGCGTCCGCAACACCGACCGCAAACTCGTCGAGGCCATGCGCAGCTTCGGTCTCGGCCGGCTCGCGATCGTCCGCCAGGTGGTCCTCCCCGGCGCCCTGCCCTCGCTCCTCGCCGGACTGCGGCTCTCCATGACCCTGAGCGTCATCGCGCTGATCGCTGCCGAGGAGATCAACGCCACCGAGGGCATCGGCTATCTGATGTCCCAGGCCCAGAGCTACGCCCGCACCGACATCCTCGCCGTCTGCATCCTCGTCTACGGACTCCTCGGCCTCGCCGCCGACGTGTTCGTCCGCGGCCTGGAGCGGATCCTCATGCCCTGGCGCACCGCCGGACCGGGAGGGACGAAATGACCGCAGTACGGGTCAGGGGACTGCGCCGGGTCTTCGGCGACCGCGCCGTCCTCGACGGCCTCGACCTCACCATCGGGCGCGGCGAGTTCGTCGCCCTGCTCGGTGCCAGCGGCAGCGGCAAGACCACCCTGCTGCGCATCCTCGGCGCCCTCGACGGAGCCGACGGGGGAGAGGCCCTCGTGCCGGCCGCCCGCACCATCGTCTTCCAGGAGCCCCGGCTCATCCCCTCCAAGAAGGTCCTCGCCAACGTCACCGTCGGGCTGCCGCGTGGCGCGCAGACGCGGACGACCGGACTGCGGGCGCTCGCCGAGGTCGGCCTGGAGCGGCACGCCGACGCCTGGCCGGCCACCCTGTCCGGCGGCGAGGCCCAGCGCGTCGCCCTCGCCAGGGCGCTGGTCCGCGAACCCGAACTCCTGCTGCTCGACGAGCCGTTCGCCGCGCTCGACGCGCTGACCCGGCTCCGCATGCAGGACCTCGTCGGCGAACTGCGCCGGATCCACCGGCCCGCCGTGCTGCTGGTCACCCACGACGTCGACGAGGCCGTACGCCTCGCCGACCGGGTCGCCGTGCTGCGCGACGGCCGGCTCGTCACCGACGAGCCCGTGACCGTCCCCCGCCCCCGCGACCCCGGCGACCCCGCCTTCGTGGCCCTGCGCCGCCGCCTCCTCGCCGACCTCGGCGTCCACACGCCCGAAGAAGCCCCTGCCGCCCCTCTCGAAGGAGTCTCCGCATGACCGTCGTCATCGGTGTCCACCGCAGCAACCCCTCCCTCTACCACCTCTCCCGCCTCGGCTACGCGGAGGAGGAGCTCGCCTCCCTCGGCGAGACCGTGACCTGGCACCCGTACACCGACGGGGTCCGCACCGGCGCCCACCTCGCCGACGGCACCATCGACTTCGGCGGCACCGGCTCCACCCCGCCGGTCACCGCGCAGGCCGCGGGCCACGACATCGTCTACACGGCGGTCTCCGCGCCCCGCCCCGAGCACGGCGCCCTCCTCGTCCCCGAGGACAGCCCGGTCCGCACCGTCGCCGACCTCAAGGGCGGCACCGTCCACCTCGCCGTCGGCTCCTGGCAGACGCATCTCGTGGCCAAGGCCCTGGACGACGCCGGACTCTCGTACGCGACCGACATCACCCCCGTACGCGGCGACTCCGGCAGCGAGGCGAAGCTGCGGGCCGGCGAGATCACCGCCTGGGTCGCTCAGGGGGCCGAACTCGCCGCGGCCCGCCGCAGGGGCGGTCTGCGCACCCTGATCCGTACCGGCGAGGTCATCAGCGACCGGTCCGTCTTCTTCACCCGCCGCGACCTGGCCGAGCAGCGGCCCGAGCTCGTCGAGGCGCTCACCCGCGCGCTGCGGCGGGCCGACGCGTGGGCCGCCGCGCACCCGCGCGAGGCCGCCGAGATCGCCGCCGCCGACCAGGGCGGCACGGTCGAGGACTGGGAGACCGCGCTGCGCGCCCTGCCCTGGACGATCGAGGAGGTCGGCGAGGAGTTCATCGCCGAGCAGCAGCGGGCGGCGGACATCTTCCACCGCACCGGCTTCGTCGACCGCGCGATCACCGTCGCCGACGCCCTGCCCAGGAAGGCGTGACCCGATGACGACCCCCGCCCCCGAGGTCCTCTGGTACATCATCCCGCGCGAAGGCGCCTACCCGTGGGAGCCGGAGGGCCGCCGCCCCGTCGACCTCGGCTATCTCGCCCAGCTCGCCGGGACGGTCGAACGCCTCGGTTTCACCGGCGCGCTGCTCGCCACCGACCTGTACGACGTGTGGCCGCTCGGCTCCGCGCTCGCGGCCTCCACCAGCACCCGTTTCAAGCCGTTGCTCGCCGTCCACCCGGGGCTGATCTCACCGACCCTGCTGGCCAAGATGGCGCTGAGCTTCGACAACCTCTTCGGCGGCCGGCTCCGGTTCAACGTCGTCAACGGATCGACGAACTCCCTGCGGGAGTACGGCCTGCACGTCGAGCACGACGAGCGGTACGAACTGAGCGCCGAG
This is a stretch of genomic DNA from Streptomyces sp. R44. It encodes these proteins:
- a CDS encoding ABC transporter substrate-binding protein, which gives rise to MTVVIGVHRSNPSLYHLSRLGYAEEELASLGETVTWHPYTDGVRTGAHLADGTIDFGGTGSTPPVTAQAAGHDIVYTAVSAPRPEHGALLVPEDSPVRTVADLKGGTVHLAVGSWQTHLVAKALDDAGLSYATDITPVRGDSGSEAKLRAGEITAWVAQGAELAAARRRGGLRTLIRTGEVISDRSVFFTRRDLAEQRPELVEALTRALRRADAWAAAHPREAAEIAAADQGGTVEDWETALRALPWTIEEVGEEFIAEQQRAADIFHRTGFVDRAITVADALPRKA
- a CDS encoding IclR family transcriptional regulator; translation: MTTEAGIVRPPAGAQAVRRALDVLHCFHDNGPDLSASDLARRLGLSTSTAHRLARTLLGAGFLEQDARTARYRLGPAMTELGRLSYHQRGLHLAAPELSDLAERTGATADLALRSGPHAVIVAGGSVTPKVGLRRPLHSTALGKVLLAWPRAGEAGPRSLPPLYAFTERTIVEPPALAAELARVREAGYALNDGESAHGVRTVAVPVLERTGHARFALAVRSTPELITDARLDWYLAQARACARALEVLLLAPSERRDPGERAG
- a CDS encoding ABC transporter substrate-binding protein encodes the protein MRPLTPLAALAALAALSTVTACGGADGGGDPKGKKGGEATVTVRIPDPGNAGVLARGKKDGSLDKALAAVGAKVAWTGSAGPFAPAAQAMNADQLDIATGSITSGITSLSQSPGFAFFTATDPDPVGEGILVREGSDITSVQDLVGRKVAVNKGGTGEYLLLKALAKAGIPADKVERVYLRPDQTAAVFNAGQVDAWAVWSTYAVAEIGSGKAHFVADGTAIGSDNYSLNAVRSDFAAQHPQIVKALYAYLHEHSAKEKKNPTAYLNVFTDAGPTAVNGKAKDVQIAFTAKGGTVDPIGPEDIKRFETVARFYADQKVTPNQVDIAAHLLDVEKL
- a CDS encoding ABC transporter substrate-binding protein, producing MTYARVPDTLWFTRCPVPTATGVAADRGWLAGEFAPDGIAVRSLQDAEPGADRATHFTHALPGLFREGGNVPALWARSRGERTRLVGLTWIEERQVVLVAPGSPVRGAAALRGLRLAVPRHSVPIDFWRAMALRGFEGVLASAGYGLGDAVLVDVPADGHQGQWAAELDALRRGEVDAVYVKGALAVEAARRAGAEVAVELDELPDPAHRVNNGTPRPLTVHQDLLDDHPELVARFLAVLLRAADWAAGEPDEVARILGAETGAGAEGVAGAYRPGTHRTLHPDLSGTRLDLLARQEEALRAHGFLPEAVDVRAWTDPEPLRRAHQIAAAAQDPTAQDPTAPEPTAQPVP
- a CDS encoding TetR/AcrR family transcriptional regulator, translated to MSGSTGSGTGTRTDGRVERGNQTRRLVLGRTMDIASVEGLEGLSLGRIATELELSKSGVFALFGSKEELQLATVRAAVAVFADRVVAPLKDLPPGARRVSELCRNWLAYSSERVFAGGCFFYAVSAEFDARTGPVHDAVAGTRRDWTAYVEGALTEARAVGDFTEDLDVEQLAFEVIALMEAANAQSVLFGDPGSYARAERGITARLLASATDQGRAALTDEA
- a CDS encoding ABC transporter permease; this translates as MTAATEEQERPEGLVAPRPPVRRARSRTYAVTVRALGPFALLALWWASSATGLLTPDVLASPAQVIDAVGELWGNGQLPDALATSLTRSGLGLVIGLAAGLTLGITTGFTRLGDELLDSSLQTLRTIPFLSLVPLFMVWFGINETAKILLIAVATTFPMYVSTTGGVRNTDRKLVEAMRSFGLGRLAIVRQVVLPGALPSLLAGLRLSMTLSVIALIAAEEINATEGIGYLMSQAQSYARTDILAVCILVYGLLGLAADVFVRGLERILMPWRTAGPGGTK
- a CDS encoding ABC transporter ATP-binding protein; translation: MTAVRVRGLRRVFGDRAVLDGLDLTIGRGEFVALLGASGSGKTTLLRILGALDGADGGEALVPAARTIVFQEPRLIPSKKVLANVTVGLPRGAQTRTTGLRALAEVGLERHADAWPATLSGGEAQRVALARALVREPELLLLDEPFAALDALTRLRMQDLVGELRRIHRPAVLLVTHDVDEAVRLADRVAVLRDGRLVTDEPVTVPRPRDPGDPAFVALRRRLLADLGVHTPEEAPAAPLEGVSA